A section of the Capra hircus breed San Clemente chromosome 23, ASM170441v1, whole genome shotgun sequence genome encodes:
- the TREM2 gene encoding triggering receptor expressed on myeloid cells 2: protein MELVGLLILLAVTELSGAHNTTVFQGTMGRSLRVSCPYNSFKHWGRRKAWCRQLGEEGLCQQVVSTHPSWLLSFLKRRNGSTAITDDALGGTLTITLRNLQAHDAGLYQCQSLHGSEADTLRKVLVEVLADPRDYQDPGDLWIPEGSESFENAQVEHSISRSLSEEESPFPPTSILFLLACIFLSKLLAASALWAAACHGRKQRPPQASGSDCGHNPGYQLQTLTELRDT, encoded by the exons ATGGAGCTTGTCGGGCTGCTCATCCTGCTCGCTGTCACAG AGCTGTCCGGAGCGCACAACACCACGGTGTTCCAGGGCACGATGGGCCGGTCCCTGCGGGTCTCCTGCCCCTACAACTCCTTCAAGCACTGGGGGAGACGCAAAGCCTGGTGCCGCCAGCTGGGTGAAGAAGGCCTGTGCCAGCAAGTGGTCAGCACCCACCCCTCGTGGCTGCTGTCCTTCCTGAAGAGGCGCAACGGGAGCACGGCCATCACAGATGACGCCCTGGGGGGCACACTCACCATCACGCTGCGGAATCTTCAAGCCCACGACGCTGGCCTCTACCAGTGCCAGAGCCTCCACGGCAGCGAGGCTGACACCCTCAGGAAGGTCCTGGTGGAGGTGCTGGCTG ACCCCCGTGATTACCAGGACCCTGGAGATCTCTGGATCCCTGAGGGGTCCGAGAGCTTCGAGAATGCCCAGGTGGAGCACAGCATCTCCAG gagcctttcgGAAGAGGAGAGCCCCTTCCCACCCACTTCCatccttttcctcctggcctgcATCTTTCTCAGCAAGCTTCTAGCAGCCAGCGCCctctgggctgcagcctgccatggGCGGAAACAACGGCCACCCCAGGCCAGTGGATCAGACTGTGGTCACAACCCAGGTTACCAGCTCCAAACTCTGACAG AGCTGAGAGACACATGA
- the TREML1 gene encoding trem-like transcript 1 protein — protein MGPKLLLLLLLRLVGQGSTGSLPELLQAPKGSSILVQCHYRLQDVKAQKVWCQVLPEGCQPLVTSAVNRGAPAGSRVFLTDLGGGLLQVEMLALREEDAGEYACVVEGLSGPQTVHRVTLDVLPAEEEEEIHQDGTLGESSSLDSVNSGSPLDTSQDKKSRPWIWGAVFLLGLLVMVAVVLLAVMVKRKGNRFAVGGQSQSSGTSNTAPSSAVHHISDSGLAVDLPSDVPYVKLDSPPSFDDTTYTNLPPDPLSGKLLPLEPPSVAPLPPKVEISSKPVTYATVIFPGKGKSGEAAGEPAQEPPNSQAPPS, from the exons ATGGGCCCCaaactgctcctgctgctgctcctgcgaCTAGTAG GCCAGGGCTCGACCGGCAGCCTCCCAGAGCTGCTGCAGGCGCCCAAGGGGAGCTCCATCCTGGTGCAGTGCCACTACCGACTCCAGGATGTCAAGGCACAAAAGGTGTGGTGCCAGGTCCTGCCAGAGGGATGCCAGCCCTTGGTGACATCAGCTGTGAATCGCGGGGCCCCAGCTGGCAGCCGCGTATTTCTCACCGACCTGGGGGGCGGCCTGCTCCAGGTGGAGATGCTTGCCCTGCGGGAGGAGGATGCTGGAGAGTATGCCTGTGTGGTGGAGGGCCTCTCGGGGCCCCAGACTGTGCACAGGGTCACTCTGGATGTGCTTCCTGCAG aggaggaggaggagatccATCAGGATGGGACTCTGGGTGAGAGCTCCTCTTTGGACTCTGTAAACAGCGGCAGCCCTTTGGATACCAGCCAGGATAAGAAGAG CAGACCCTGGATTTGGGGTGCTGTGTTCCTGCTGGGCCTGCTGGTGATGGTGGCGGTGGTGCTGCTTGCTGTGATGGTCAAAAGGAAAG GAAACAGGTTTGCTGTTGGTGGACAATCTCAGAGCAGTGGAACCTCAAACACG GCTCCCTCCTCAGCGGTCCACCACATCAGTGACTCTGGACTAGCTGTTGATTTGCCATCAGATGTACCATATGTCAAGCTTGACTCACCACCTTCCTTTGATGATACCACTTACACCAACCTTCCTCCTGATCCCCTGTCAGGGAAACTCCTACCCCTAGAACCACCCTCTGTGGCCCCTCTGCCTCCTAAGGTTGAGATCAGCTCCAAGCCTGTGACATACGCTACAGTCATCTTCCCTGGAAAGGGCAAGAGTGGAGAAGCCGCCGGCGAGCCAGCCCAGGAGCCGCCTAATAGCCAGGCTCCACCCAGCTGA